In the genome of Gloeotrichia echinulata CP02, one region contains:
- a CDS encoding hydrogenase maturation protease — protein MLTIIGCGNLNRNDDAVGVIIAQRLQQYLTTHPHRDVQVYDCGTGGMEVMFQARGSQKLIIVDASATGSQPGAIFKVPGKELETLPEPSYNLHDFRWDNALFAGKKIFQDDFPQDVTVYLIEAANLGFGLELSPAVQHSANLVFEELTTLLTPNS, from the coding sequence ATGTTAACCATCATTGGCTGCGGAAATCTTAACCGCAATGACGATGCTGTAGGCGTGATAATTGCCCAACGCCTACAGCAATATTTAACCACACATCCTCATCGTGATGTCCAAGTTTATGACTGTGGTACTGGCGGGATGGAAGTGATGTTTCAAGCTAGGGGTAGCCAAAAATTAATAATTGTTGACGCTAGTGCCACAGGTTCCCAACCAGGTGCTATATTTAAAGTCCCAGGGAAAGAACTAGAAACCCTACCGGAACCTAGTTATAACTTGCACGATTTTCGTTGGGATAATGCTTTATTCGCTGGGAAAAAAATCTTTCAGGATGATTTTCCCCAAGATGTGACAGTTTACCTAATTGAAGCCGCCAATTTAGGTTTTGGATTAGAATTAAGTCCTGCTGTCCAACATTCAGCCAATCTAGTTTTCGAGGAATTAACCACACTCCTAACTCCTAACTCCTAA
- a CDS encoding nitroreductase family protein, which translates to MPQSNRTGKVYHDATKHSYLSVQLDPNYVAAATQPSSFKIYPKFYRRLKLNVNNPIHAFISLTSAITLEKLYKDGSQKLRVNPSAGALYPTELYVQIRGIEGIVNGLYHLEVENNCLTLIYELIDDGLESYIIPGKSINGFIFLISCVYYRSSWKYKDRSMRYCWLDSGHHLGAIAASAYIYDKDVQLIFDFDKLSLNADLGFENKEFITACAISGEVREQKIRRLRLKVPFVCGTDYFEANQFIEDGYQITALQKSSHQKVEHPHGNFDKEKFLQTVWNRRSIRRFQKQSISQENYLRILQHVEQPIPTENFEAIEIYSVVHRVEGMAPGLYKGMHLIKAGNFSEKTGYLCVNQAIARDGAVTLFFVSDYINYQTAMQIAGFLGQRVYLVSNFWGIHCSGIGAYYDDETQEFLETNQDVLYAMAIGL; encoded by the coding sequence ATGCCACAAAGCAACAGGACAGGAAAAGTTTATCATGATGCTACCAAGCATTCCTACTTATCGGTACAACTTGATCCTAACTATGTAGCTGCTGCAACACAACCGTCTTCATTTAAAATTTATCCAAAATTTTATAGAAGACTGAAATTAAATGTCAATAATCCAATTCATGCTTTTATTAGCTTAACTAGTGCGATAACTCTCGAAAAGCTGTATAAAGATGGTTCGCAAAAATTGCGCGTAAATCCATCTGCAGGCGCTCTGTATCCTACAGAGCTTTACGTACAGATTCGCGGTATCGAAGGCATAGTCAATGGCTTATATCATCTAGAAGTTGAGAATAATTGTCTAACACTTATATATGAATTAATTGATGATGGTTTAGAAAGTTATATTATACCAGGTAAAAGTATAAACGGATTCATTTTTTTAATTAGTTGTGTTTATTATAGGTCTAGCTGGAAATACAAAGACAGGAGCATGAGATATTGCTGGTTAGATAGCGGGCACCATTTAGGTGCTATCGCTGCATCAGCTTATATTTACGACAAAGATGTACAATTAATTTTTGACTTTGATAAACTCTCTCTTAATGCAGATTTAGGATTTGAGAATAAAGAGTTTATTACTGCTTGTGCGATTTCTGGAGAGGTGCGAGAGCAAAAAATTAGGCGCTTGAGGCTGAAAGTTCCTTTTGTTTGTGGTACTGATTATTTTGAAGCAAATCAATTTATTGAAGATGGATATCAAATAACAGCTTTGCAGAAGAGTAGTCACCAAAAAGTAGAGCATCCTCATGGGAATTTTGACAAGGAGAAATTTCTGCAAACTGTTTGGAATAGACGTTCAATTAGGCGGTTTCAGAAACAGTCGATTTCTCAAGAAAATTATTTGCGGATCTTACAGCACGTTGAGCAACCGATACCGACAGAGAATTTTGAAGCAATAGAAATTTACTCTGTTGTTCATCGAGTCGAGGGGATGGCTCCTGGATTATATAAGGGAATGCATCTAATTAAGGCGGGCAATTTCAGTGAAAAAACAGGTTACTTATGCGTTAATCAAGCAATTGCTAGAGATGGCGCTGTAACTTTATTTTTTGTGTCCGACTATATAAATTACCAAACTGCTATGCAAATAGCTGGTTTTTTAGGACAAAGAGTTTATCTTGTTAGTAATTTTTGGGGAATTCATTGTAGTGGTATTGGTGCTTATTATGATGATGAAACCCAAGAATTTTTGGAAACTAATCAAGATGTTCTTTATGCAATGGCTATTGGACTATAA
- a CDS encoding ankyrin repeat domain-containing protein has translation MTLSNSQDLSATTREWFLAKGYNANDLNQRGENGDTALMKATREGVYAVVKELIDLGADINIRNNDSNNALWFACFGNHYDLINLLLTANINIDNQNDNGATVLMYAASAGKIEVVNLLLQYHPNINLKNLDDYKAIDFASNREVLRILKNATKQQDRKSLS, from the coding sequence ATGACTTTAAGCAATAGCCAAGATTTAAGTGCAACAACAAGAGAATGGTTTTTAGCTAAAGGCTACAATGCTAACGATTTAAATCAACGTGGCGAAAACGGCGATACAGCATTAATGAAGGCTACCAGAGAAGGTGTCTATGCTGTGGTCAAAGAACTGATTGATCTGGGTGCGGATATAAATATCAGAAACAATGATAGTAATAACGCTTTGTGGTTTGCTTGTTTTGGCAACCACTACGATTTAATTAACTTACTACTGACTGCTAATATCAACATTGATAACCAGAATGATAATGGTGCAACTGTTTTGATGTATGCCGCTTCAGCGGGCAAGATAGAAGTAGTTAATTTGTTGTTACAGTACCATCCTAACATAAATTTAAAAAATTTAGATGATTATAAGGCGATAGATTTTGCTAGCAATAGAGAAGTTTTAAGGATACTCAAAAATGCCACAAAGCAACAGGACAGGAAAAGTTTATCATGA